The Manduca sexta isolate Smith_Timp_Sample1 chromosome 24, JHU_Msex_v1.0, whole genome shotgun sequence nucleotide sequence TGTCTTTCCAGATGGCCCAAGAAGCGCCGTAATCATCTAGATCGTCATACCATTCTCGGGCTGCTCCACGAAGACGAATTTGCATGGCGAAGATTTTATCGCGCTCTTCCCACTCATATAAATCTCCTAATTGATCGATTTTGTGTAACCAACCTTGTACATTAGTTGTCTTCTGTCCCGGATCGAATTTTGGGATGATTTCAGCATCAAGATGGGTAACTCTCCTCTTTCTTGATGAACGTGGCAGCAGTCCTTCATTGGTGGTATTgcaaaagaagaaaaaaattgctatcgtTTTCTTCTTCACTAGTTGCTTCAGTAGAAGTGTTGCTGAGTTTCCTCTTACGCAGTCCTGTGTAATACGGCGGCATTTTCTGATCCCACTTCTGAAATATGACGAGCAGGATGCGAGGAATGGTCTGGTCCGGGTCTTCGAATGAATGACACGAATAACACGAAGTGCCAAGAGGTGTTGTTTATAAGGCGATCCACAATACAAGAGAGCTCAAATGACTGTTGCAccctattttataaacaatttcaatgcagtgttgccaacaagaaaatattaaataaacaattacaattgagagttaccaacataataattcttaatataattaattcactacattgttagatatatttataattagacatAAACCTCATTGGTGTCATACTtatgctaaattaataataataatattttatataataataggggaaattacaagatatatatttacaccTCATCCGAAACATACGGGTTATTGAGTAAAACTTATTACACTAGCTTGCTACCTTTTCACTTTTGATAATATGTTGGAAGAATAATAAAGCCTTATATCTTGTTTCCGCTCGTCACTAACTTACAAAGTACAAAACGCCATAGATACCTAGCTAATTTCAGCAAGTCGCATTCCGTGGTCAGCCGGTTTATATCCAATAAGCCAGGACAAAGCGAAGGTCGAGCCATTAtgtaaaaaaagatatttttatttttacccgtGACCGTCTAAAAATGCAActtgttttattgcatttttatatatctatagatATTTGCATcagtttattaaattcaattagcCGTGGCTAATTCTCTTCAGCTCCTGCGCATACCTCAGTATAtcctaaattacttttataataatacttactaggtgttgctcccAGCTACGCCCGCGTGTACATCCATTTTAAGTAAATCCTTGAAACACTGTAGAGATATGTATGCCCTCAGCATAATCGCTCAATTTTTCAAGGATTGCGGGGGCCTAAAACGCTCAACAAAAAATTCGGCGTGTTTGTATAAGCTGACCCTTGTAAAGATGACAAACGTAAGATAAGTAAAAAAACTGTAACGATTCATAAAGCCActgtcagcgccatctattataaaatctaattaaacagTTCCATTATTTTCCATGGGAGCAAATAATCGAGTAGTAAAAAATAGCTCATGTGCTAATCCGAGAGATTGTCtatccgtgtgctaaatttcatccaaatctgttcagctttTTGACCGATTCCTtacaaacatccatacatcttcacaaactttcgtatttatattattatcaaaactaaTGTCGAAGACGAACAACTGATGTCAAGATGAGTACCTGCTTACGCCTATTATAAAATGTGCCATATTGCCCATAAATAGTGGGAGTGTTTTGTTTGAGTACGTACcgtcacaatttttaataattttaatataagtggGTAACAATGAAGGCGTATATTATAGGAACCGCTGCGTTTATCACCGGCACTCAGCTAGCGGGATACAGGCAATCCCTTGGTTTAGTAGCCGCAGCGGACTCTGCCTCTAATTGAGAAAGATGTAGGAAGGGAAGGAAGGAAAGATAAGGCATGATGGCAGGTTCTAGTGGGACAGCTACGACTGCTTATAAAGAATGGGAACGCCCCGTCGTGTACAAGTCGTTTAACATCAAGCGAattgtcatattatttaaataaaaaaaaaacctctcaTATCTCAGTCGGTCAACACGCTGCGCTAATCATTGAGTTCCGCTGATAATATTCGCAACAAACAGCTGTTGTACTTTGTAACTACTGACTTGCatcatttacattttacaatctaTGTCATGACGTCATCGCAGCTGGCCCGTGTAACCCCGATGGAGAGGGTCATTAATTTAACCACGTTTTTGTGTTCTTTCGGTAAAAATTTTTTCTGTGTTGTATGACAGTAGATTCTGGTGAACGGCTAGTTGCAACGGCTGAACTGTTTTCGATGCGGGTTTAATGTGAGGTGAAACGCGTAAGGAGCCGTAAGGTACATATAGCCTGTAGGGAAGCCTCGTTACTACGATTTGGATTCACGACTTATCACAAGATTATACTCCCTTACTACGCCTCAATAAAAGGAActacaataaaatgatttttaaagtaCATGTGAACTcggctaaattatttattatagggATTTTGTATGTGGACTCACAAAACATTAAACAGGTTAGTATtcgcaaaattaaaaaaaaaatataagccaCCTTGGTAGGTCTCATTCGCGTCaaaatgttcaataaataatgtttgccAAACATACCAGaaataatgtaaacataaagGAAAACTACGTACgttaaaaaatgcaaaacttAGATCAAAATGAATAAAGTACTACCTACACGTACCCATGagcctaaaaatataatatatccacCGCCAATTTGTTTCTAAAATCCTCGTTTCTGATGTTGAGCGTGTCGTGTTTGAGGACCTATGGCCTTGTGTACAcgacgctggcctactgcgggcTGGTAAACTTCGCATAGGTTTGAAGGTACGTAGTACCTGGATATCTTCAAAATTATCAGGATTGCAGGTTTCATGGCAACAACTTTTTTGGCGTAAAACTAGTAGTAATTTCCAGTGATTAGCTATGTAATTTCGAAATTAGGACGAGTCAAGCAGGTTTTGAAATTCGAACTCGCCACCTTCGTCTAAATATTTCGTTccgtttcatattttttgtatgacaatgtacttatgtttaattaaaaatgtccttttcaataaaacatcaTCATTGATCACAGCATGCACCGTAACAAATAATTACAGTCAGAAACACAACAATGggtcaaacaaaaataacgtaattttgtaaaattcgtATGTAGTTCaactaaaaagaaaatattttcgttcGTTATGTAactaatagatggcgctagccgcataaatattaaacatgtttttttataagttacagATAAATAACAAATCAAAAGTTAAAGACACATTTACAATGAACTAAAGTTAAAAACGAATCTAATAAGAAAATGCTTACGACGCCACGTGGGTTTATCTAACATACTTCGTAAATCGTACTGTTTCTTTATTGGTTGTGTTGGCGACGTTCAATATTTATCCAATGTTGGCAGAACATACTGCATGGGTgttgcaatttaaataaaaatcccaaaACAATATCGATTTtctggtaaaattgtgaaaataagtattttaaagttatcAAATCATGTAATAATCATTCAACaaacaacaaattaaacaaagtaATACAATGTTATCTCACGTATTGGCTTGAAAAATGatgaatatttgatttttataaaatgtatgccacaaatattatcataaattattttgttaccaCAAATTAAAGGAGtttatgatttgaaattttttactGGGATGTTTATTCATagaattttacatacattttacataatagtGCTCGaacttatgaaataaaataggaAACTCGGATATTGAACTCGAAATAtggcaacattttaaaaagaaagtGAAGTGAAAGAAATGAATTTACGAGAATAGGTCGCAAGTCGCATAGATTTTTGGTTGATTTCCTTTTCACTTTGCTTTCGTATTCTCAGTCAGATCTAATAAACTAGAGTTAATTTGTGTTTCCGGTTATATTTTGATTCAACATTCGCGGTGCCGCTCCACCGAAAACAGGATAAGTACAAAGCTGAACAGCATCTTATTGATTTTCTTCCCTTGCATTGCATATGCTTTCGTTCAGCCCGAGTTGTTGTTATAGTTAACGAAGAATCTATGATCTAATTGgaacacattttaatttataataagagTCACGTATCCAGTGACATTTCACCTAATTTGGTGTAAACATAATAAGTGAAAATGATGGCAAATCCACTCGACACCGTGAACGCGAACCAACCCACGCAAAATGGAAGCAAGGTGCAACCGGGCAACAACGAGTCTAAGACtaatcttataataaattatttgccgCAAACCATGACTCAGGAGGAGATACGGTCATTGTTCTCGAGCGTCGGCGAGGTGGAGAGTTGCAAGTTGATCAGGGACAAAGTGACCGTGTTCCCTGACCACATATTGAACGGGCAGAGCCTCGGCTACGCCTTCGTCAACTACCACAAGGCGGAGGACGCTGAGAAGGCGGTCAACACGCTCAACGGGCTGCGGCTGCAGAACAAGATCATCAAGGTGTCTTACGCGAGGCCCAGTTCCGACGCGATCAAAGGCGCCAACTTGTACGTGTCTGGCTTGCCGAAGCACATGACGCAGCACGAGTTGGAGAAGCTCTTCAGTCCGTACGGAACCATCATCAGCTCGCGCATCCTCCACGAGAACGTCAACGTGGGGCACCTGCTGCAGGTGACGCCCGAGGAGCCGAACATGCAGGGGCCGTCGCGCGGCGTCGCGTTCATCCGCTACGACCAACGCTGCGAGGCTGAGAATGCAATACGTGAGTTAAACGGCACCATACCGCCTGGAGGTAATAGTCCCATAACAGTCAAATGTGCAAATAATCCTAGCAACCAGAACAAGGTCCTGGCTCCGTTGGCTGCATACTTGGCCCCGACAGCCACTCGCCGAATCATCGGCCCAGCTGGCAAGGCCCTGCTTGCTATCAATAAGGGTCTTCAAAGATTCTCTCCTCTTGCTGATCCTCTTATACAAGGTAATGCTTTAGGTGGTTCGGGGTGGTGCATTTTCGTCTATAATATTGGGTCTGATACTGAAGAGAGTGTTCTTTGGCAACTCTTTGGCCCATTTGGAGCCGTCCAGAGCGTCAAAATCATTAGAGATCCCACTACCAACAAGTGCAAAGGCTATGGTTTTGTTACAATGACCAACTATGATGAGGCCGTTGTGGCGATACAATCCTTGAATGGATACTCACTGAATGGCCAAGTCCTTCAGGTCAGCTTCAAAACAAACAAGAGTAAATCTTAAGCCTATTTGAAAATCTAGTCAATAAATTGTAGCTAATGGAAAAATGTTGATCATTACGAGTCATGGTTTGACATCTCTGAATAGTACTGAGTAGCAATATTGAAACAATGTGATGCAAATCATGACATTATGTCGTTCACAATAAGTACAAAAATGCCATGAAACTGTAATGATGTTCCATCacagaatttatttaatgttacagATCCAATATACTCATCAATCAATAAATCTATGCATTCAGTTGAGAGCAACGCATGTTGCTTTTTCCTCAAATAATCttacataattttcatattgcAGTTTCACTTTTTCTCTCCCTAAGATAGATAATATCTAGATAATGAATAACAAAGAAGATCTGAAAATAAGCAATAAACTTGACTGTATTGCcaatttatacatttaagaGCTAATTGTCCCCAAGACTTGTAGCATAAACCCCCCATAAGACATAACATGTgttagacaattttattttgtgattctATCTTGGTAACATACCATGctcttattaaatataaattcgcaTTTAATAACTGCAGTACAAATGAGAATGGAATCAGCAAGAATACGCCATTAGGAATAAAACTCAATTTGTAAGTTtggtaatatgattttatataaaaaaagatttcataaaactgtataagtaactattactgaatacataatatattcaataacaaTTGACAgtgcaatatttaatattttactttaagtaaaatgatataaaagatatatgtatattgaaacCAGTGCAATTTGTAtccaacaatattatattttgtttttgaaatgacattaaaatattattataaactgacTAATTTGTGTATGACCAAAGATATCAGAAACTAAACTGACTGAtaagtgaattttatttaagaaaatgacATCTTCCATATGTGTTTATCAAGTTTTGATGTCCTCAATCCAGATTATCTTAGAATAAATATGTACTTGAATATTCAGACCAATAGAAAAATAGAAAGTCTaacaaactaaaaattttaCCTAGAAGATACCTTgtcaatatacatataaaagggaaacacaaatatttatctgAGGAATAGAGATGTTAATTACAACATGCATTAATTGTCCAGCTTATAGCTATACTATACCTACACATGTACAAACTGAAGTTCATGAACATTGCACATGTGTGCAATGTTCATGTCATTTGGATGAGTGTGTGTTCTCATACACAAACAGGCAAGGCTTTCTCTAGATTTAGTATTTAGACTGGAGACTtaaatctttcttttttattggcctgagtataaataatgtaaaacattgGATGGTTGATTAATGCACAAATCATAATTTACAATTAGTCTGTTAAAGCAAggtatcaaattaaattcatgttAAGTAAGACAAATATATGGAAACAAtgataaatagtaaaattagcAAGAATACACCAATTACATTGTAAGTAAAAgcgtaacaattataattagcaaCATTGGAGTTTGGTTTGATACCATgcgtaaatttatttacatgtgtGCTAATGAGAAATCATAAATTGATACATCACTGAATAAGTGTTGAAGTTACATTTCAGTTTGTGACAATGGTAATCTCAAAATTATGAAGCAAGGACCATGACATTTCTGTCTCTACAATTATTGatcaacattttattgtaattgatttttatcaTCGTGACATTTACGAGTATGTCTAAGTGTATCATAATGTGGGCACATAAAACCTATATTAGTATAAAAGTGGAAGTCAAATTGAAAGTATGTTTGTGAATATTTGTGTGAGTCCAAGAGTGAATATTGTGGACGCTAGTACGTTTTCATACATTTGTAAGCTCGCACAAAATCAATTTCGTTTGACTTTCACGTATTGATATTGtctctttaattaattttcatcatATAATCGTAcacctatttattattaccatttaagtaatttataaaaaaaaattcatcgtaacataatttattgtcataatcgtaatagaattattagatttcattttgattatatttaatatatatttatagtgtaAGTTCAAAATTAGTTCTGTATCCACTACTCAGTAATGGCAATCACTCATTATTTGTATTGTTCCAATCCTCTTtcacattataaattacaattatttcttaGCAGATTACAATTAAATCTGTtggatttattgtaattaaatgtgtATTTAGTATCGAATATTCGtaacttcattaaaataaatagttaaattaattCATAGATAAATGCATATCATAATTAACTGAAACACAAGAGGCGAGATATTCCCAATAGATGGCTTGTATAatgcattttaaattaagtattttgtttaattaatttctactTTAAGGATAAATGTttcattaagatttatttatttttattgtacttaaaatACGCGAAACTAGTCACTTGTAATTTTGCgcaacataaaatttttaagtacctaatacataagtaatttatattagagAAAATGGAAACTGtgttctttaatttaaaaaagtatgtgtAGTTTAGGTTTTTTGGTTTAAATTATGTTGGTGTGGTGTTTGTTTGTCTTAAGTGTAACATTACGAAGCACACAATACATTATGTAAATTGATACGGTGTGTACAGACACTAGTCAGATGGTAGGGCTTACCTCCGAGTTAaggtgtttcggtttgaagttGACATGTTTGTAAGTGGTATTCTTAATTATTGCTATATTAGGTGCGAGTCTTTGTCTTCTAATACTAGCTCTATCTACGATATAATTAGCAGTGATATGACGTGTGTGGTGGAGAGCTCttcttattatattgtttatgctaattttaaatcaatatcgTTCATGCAATGCCAGCCTCTGTGGAGCCAACCATAAGCTAGCTGCTTATTTGAAGGATGTGGGTTCTATTCCCCCCACAGATGTTTCTGTAAACATCAAATATTCGAATATGCGAATTGCGGAACCTAAAGTGGCTATCGTTCTATACGGATGTAAAAAATgtgtacttacttatttaagCGTATTTAGTAAATATCGGAGTTGACTGTTTCATAGTTCGCGGGTGAATGAATAGACAAATTTAAAGTagcaaattttttaattttattttacaagacATGCCAAAGGAAAAAGGGCATTTATTATagatttacaaaattactaaGACGTTTGCAACAGGGTCATtgattcctttttttaaatacattttcaataatGTATGTTATCCTAAATCTAAcggaagaattttaaaattaacttttaaataagttataaagctaaaagcaaactgtgacgtcaccaaaTGTCACCAACACTGCTTTCGCCATAAATAGATAGTGCAAAACCCCACCACAGCCCCACTTTTACTctcaacaatatttcaaatataaataattgcttCTTTTTCGACGaattttgatgttaatttcaCAGTAGAATTTccttttcgtattttttttttcacatataaaaaaatgaaaaagaaacacATTTGGGAAGCTACTCTAGTATACAGTTTATTAGACTAGAAACACTAAAAGAGTACCTACTCGTGAAACAAGGATTGCTAAATCCGGATTTCTTCGGAATGTACTTACGGACATAACTTTCtcttgtatatacatatttatgcaTCAAACACCTTAATTGTG carries:
- the LOC115440476 gene encoding ELAV-like protein 1 codes for the protein MMANPLDTVNANQPTQNGSKVQPGNNESKTNLIINYLPQTMTQEEIRSLFSSVGEVESCKLIRDKVTVFPDHILNGQSLGYAFVNYHKAEDAEKAVNTLNGLRLQNKIIKVSYARPSSDAIKGANLYVSGLPKHMTQHELEKLFSPYGTIISSRILHENVNVGHLLQVTPEEPNMQGPSRGVAFIRYDQRCEAENAIRELNGTIPPGGNSPITVKCANNPSNQNKVLAPLAAYLAPTATRRIIGPAGKALLAINKGLQRFSPLADPLIQGNALGGSGWCIFVYNIGSDTEESVLWQLFGPFGAVQSVKIIRDPTTNKCKGYGFVTMTNYDEAVVAIQSLNGYSLNGQVLQVSFKTNKSKS